A genomic window from Gymnodinialimonas ceratoperidinii includes:
- a CDS encoding AMP-binding protein, with the protein MSARSNVPAQLTQALHEHAPRLALTDHALSLTYGQLAALTVRLQPHMPTDAPVAVFGKPSTLFGAAAAACVISGRPFVHLDPAMPREVLRNILEELAIATVFVAEPPAEGQLPEGITPVEVSALAADLPDDATPIEAPDVADDAAIYIVATSGTTGKPKCIPVTQRSAFLSYEWRDAYTPYGPEDRVGAYIFAIWEMFRPLRRGARVTFARFNELMNPADLVRFWQRTGVTEMLFTPSALEKALRALPAGPIPGVALQRIILNGEVVNDDLIAAVAEKLPGVSLWNLYSICETHDISITDVTARGAVDGAVSVGVPMPHLRAVVLDDADAVCGPGQPGLLHFEGTEMLGPGYVNRPEETALRFRNLTLEGRERRLYDTGDQGYVGADGAVYVIGRIAHMLKLRGHSIQTRELTESLRGYIGFGQAVPWIKEVEGQGKVLVLYYTSDAAQQAQNRADWGLDTGQMRMPAALSKAMRAVLPAYCVPAYLVRLDEMPINAVSGKTDYKRLPDITPQEAEQSDVSAVPTVVEAARVMGCAVGELDAALSFHAQGGDSLMAVTYLLALEEIYARPVDFDFALNVALGRLHELLSDTAQTGVTRADFTRKGVLLTGATGFLGSRLLAAAARDLPEDHVVYCVIREKRNAPTDRMQRVAEAQGVDPDRLVLISASIEDAQFGLDAESYGALTDCVTRVIHCAAMVNLAVDRSHSEAWSQAGISNVIRLCQDAGAELRFTSSSAVFPDTGGPFAEAPAVLFDGCSGYGAAKIDAEAQIADAGIAAAIVRLPSLYDLAEPNAKDIYEIIMAACQRCGAVPEGLMFRMVDANAVARFLTGLPSREGVHYYNFAPDTWLRLSDLPKGYDALPQDEWLEAAPLSPAERNLIAADPTVLHADSRFEHAGADAAWQAMSGEPLSAISDAPALAAARFTSSLPR; encoded by the coding sequence TTGTCCGCACGCTCGAACGTCCCCGCACAACTGACGCAGGCCTTGCACGAACACGCGCCCCGGCTCGCCCTGACGGACCATGCGCTCAGCCTGACCTATGGCCAATTGGCGGCGCTTACGGTCCGGCTTCAGCCGCATATGCCAACCGATGCCCCCGTGGCGGTGTTCGGCAAGCCCTCAACGCTCTTCGGGGCGGCCGCGGCGGCCTGCGTGATATCGGGGCGGCCCTTCGTGCACCTCGACCCGGCGATGCCGCGGGAGGTGTTGCGCAATATCCTTGAGGAACTGGCGATTGCCACGGTTTTCGTGGCGGAGCCGCCAGCGGAGGGGCAATTGCCGGAGGGCATCACGCCGGTAGAGGTCAGCGCACTGGCCGCCGATTTGCCCGACGATGCCACCCCGATCGAAGCGCCAGACGTGGCCGATGACGCGGCGATCTACATCGTCGCCACCTCGGGGACGACTGGCAAGCCGAAGTGCATCCCCGTCACGCAGCGCTCGGCGTTTCTGTCCTACGAGTGGCGCGATGCCTACACGCCCTATGGGCCGGAGGATCGCGTCGGCGCCTATATCTTCGCCATCTGGGAGATGTTCCGCCCCCTTCGCCGCGGCGCGCGGGTGACCTTCGCGCGGTTCAACGAACTCATGAACCCCGCCGATCTGGTTCGCTTCTGGCAGCGGACTGGCGTGACCGAGATGCTCTTCACCCCCTCGGCGTTGGAGAAAGCCCTGCGCGCCCTGCCCGCGGGGCCGATACCGGGGGTGGCCCTGCAACGGATCATCCTCAACGGTGAGGTTGTGAACGATGATCTGATCGCAGCGGTGGCCGAGAAGTTGCCGGGCGTAAGCCTCTGGAACCTCTACAGTATCTGCGAGACCCATGACATCTCGATCACCGACGTGACGGCGCGCGGCGCGGTGGACGGGGCGGTCTCGGTCGGTGTGCCGATGCCGCATCTGCGCGCCGTGGTGCTGGACGATGCGGACGCGGTCTGCGGCCCCGGCCAGCCCGGATTGCTGCATTTCGAGGGGACGGAGATGTTGGGCCCGGGCTATGTGAACCGGCCAGAGGAGACAGCCCTGCGGTTTCGCAACCTGACGCTGGAGGGCCGCGAGCGGCGGCTCTATGACACCGGCGATCAGGGCTATGTCGGCGCGGATGGCGCGGTCTACGTGATTGGGCGCATCGCGCATATGCTGAAGCTGCGCGGCCACAGCATCCAGACCCGCGAATTGACCGAGTCCCTGCGCGGCTACATCGGCTTCGGACAGGCGGTGCCTTGGATCAAAGAGGTGGAGGGTCAGGGCAAGGTGCTTGTCCTCTACTACACCAGCGACGCGGCGCAGCAGGCGCAGAACCGGGCCGATTGGGGTCTGGACACGGGCCAGATGCGGATGCCCGCAGCGCTCTCCAAGGCCATGCGCGCCGTGCTGCCGGCCTATTGCGTGCCGGCCTATCTGGTGCGGCTCGACGAGATGCCGATCAATGCGGTCTCGGGCAAGACAGATTACAAGCGCCTGCCCGACATCACGCCACAGGAGGCAGAGCAGAGCGACGTCTCGGCGGTCCCGACCGTGGTGGAAGCGGCGCGGGTCATGGGATGCGCCGTGGGGGAGCTGGATGCGGCGCTGTCGTTCCACGCGCAGGGTGGCGACTCCCTGATGGCGGTGACGTATTTGTTGGCGCTGGAGGAGATCTACGCCCGGCCGGTGGACTTCGACTTCGCATTGAACGTCGCGCTCGGGCGCTTGCACGAACTGCTGTCAGACACGGCGCAAACCGGTGTGACGCGCGCGGATTTCACCCGCAAGGGCGTGTTGTTGACCGGGGCCACGGGCTTTCTGGGCAGCCGCCTGCTTGCCGCCGCCGCGCGGGATTTGCCGGAGGATCACGTCGTCTATTGCGTGATCCGCGAGAAGCGAAACGCCCCGACAGATCGGATGCAGCGCGTGGCCGAGGCGCAGGGGGTCGATCCCGACAGGCTGGTGCTGATTTCGGCCTCGATCGAGGATGCGCAATTCGGGCTCGACGCAGAGAGCTACGGCGCGTTGACCGATTGCGTGACCCGCGTGATCCATTGCGCGGCGATGGTGAACCTCGCCGTGGACCGCAGCCATAGCGAGGCTTGGTCGCAGGCAGGTATTTCCAACGTCATAAGGCTGTGTCAGGACGCGGGCGCAGAGCTGCGCTTCACGTCCTCCTCTGCGGTCTTTCCCGACACCGGCGGACCCTTTGCCGAGGCGCCGGCGGTGCTTTTCGACGGGTGCTCTGGCTACGGCGCCGCGAAGATCGACGCCGAGGCCCAGATTGCCGATGCCGGCATCGCCGCCGCAATCGTGCGGCTGCCCTCGCTCTATGATCTGGCCGAGCCGAATGCGAAGGACATCTACGAAATCATCATGGCAGCCTGCCAGCGCTGCGGCGCGGTGCCCGAAGGATTGATGTTCCGAATGGTCGACGCAAACGCCGTGGCGCGGTTTCTGACAGGACTGCCGTCGCGCGAGGGCGTGCATTACTACAACTTCGCGCCGGACACATGGTTGCGCTTGAGCGATCTGCCGAAAGGATACGATGCCCTGCCGCAAGATGAATGGCTGGAAGCCGCGCCCCTGAGCCCGGCAGAGCGCAACCTGATCGCGGCGGACCCCACCGTGTTGCACGCCGATTCCCGCTTCGAACACGCTGGCGCAGATGCGGCGTGGCAGGCGATGAGTGGAGAGCCGCTATCCGCCATCTCCGACGCCCCTGCCCTCGCCGCCGCGCGGTTTACCAGTTCGTTGCCGCGTTAA
- a CDS encoding TetR/AcrR family transcriptional regulator, producing MPRAANYDREAALDAAMDVFWRKGYHATSLKDLEAALAMKPGSIYAAFDSKEALYLLAMERYFEMSRAAFEAQVEKADTPLAGLAAQFRSYAALAGDGASRKACMLMKTIIDTSATDPQIAEASQRHLDEMCAAFARVFEAAQARGDLPAEADPKRLARRYQANISALRVELLRGTEPDQVAMLADDMAHEVMQLSSPA from the coding sequence ATGCCCCGCGCCGCGAATTACGACCGGGAGGCTGCGCTGGACGCGGCGATGGACGTGTTCTGGCGCAAGGGCTACCACGCGACCTCCCTCAAGGATCTGGAGGCCGCGCTGGCGATGAAGCCGGGCAGCATATACGCCGCCTTCGACAGCAAGGAAGCGCTCTACCTGTTGGCGATGGAGCGCTATTTCGAGATGTCTCGCGCCGCGTTTGAAGCGCAGGTGGAAAAGGCCGACACGCCGCTCGCAGGGTTGGCCGCGCAGTTCCGGAGCTACGCCGCGCTGGCGGGTGACGGCGCCTCGCGCAAGGCCTGCATGTTGATGAAAACCATCATCGACACCTCGGCCACCGATCCGCAGATTGCCGAGGCCTCCCAACGCCATTTGGACGAGATGTGCGCCGCGTTCGCGCGGGTATTCGAGGCCGCACAGGCCCGCGGCGACCTGCCGGCCGAGGCGGACCCAAAGCGGCTGGCGCGGCGGTATCAGGCCAATATCTCGGCCCTCCGGGTGGAGCTTCTGCGCGGCACCGAGCCTGATCAGGTCGCGATGCTGGCCGACGATATGGCGCACGAAGTGATGCAGCTTTCCTCCCCTGCCTGA
- a CDS encoding DsbA family oxidoreductase — MSDPLKIDIISDVMCPWCIIGYRQLAAALEETGTPHEIQWHPFELNPQMPPEGQNTREHIMEKYGSTAEQSEQSRRQMKELGESLGFDFAWDENSRMHNTFNTHQLLHWANTQGRMHDLKQALFTAHFTEQRNLSDNAVLADVAAGIGLDRAEAEAVLEDQRYAEEVRREEQFWQQQGITGVPAMVFDRKHLVTGAQGVDNYRSILKQLAEMRA; from the coding sequence ATGTCCGACCCGTTGAAAATCGACATCATCTCCGACGTCATGTGCCCTTGGTGCATCATCGGATACCGTCAGCTTGCCGCGGCGCTGGAGGAGACGGGCACCCCCCATGAAATCCAGTGGCATCCCTTCGAGTTGAACCCGCAGATGCCGCCCGAGGGGCAGAACACCCGCGAGCACATCATGGAGAAATATGGCTCCACCGCCGAGCAATCCGAGCAGTCGCGCCGGCAGATGAAGGAACTGGGCGAAAGCCTCGGCTTCGATTTCGCCTGGGACGAGAATTCGCGGATGCACAACACGTTCAACACCCATCAGTTGCTGCATTGGGCCAACACCCAAGGCCGGATGCATGATCTGAAACAGGCGCTTTTCACGGCTCATTTCACCGAGCAGCGCAACCTCTCGGACAATGCCGTGCTGGCCGATGTGGCGGCCGGGATCGGTCTGGACCGGGCCGAGGCCGAGGCGGTGCTAGAAGATCAGCGCTACGCCGAAGAGGTACGCCGCGAGGAGCAGTTCTGGCAGCAGCAGGGCATCACCGGCGTTCCTGCCATGGTGTTCGACCGCAAGCACCTCGTGACCGGGGCGCAGGGGGTCGACAATTACCGCAGCATCCTCAAGCAACTGGCCGAGATGCGCGCCTGA